In Neisseria brasiliensis, the following proteins share a genomic window:
- a CDS encoding YceI family protein, which translates to MKKMIFTVLAAVVAASASAATYKVDEAHTNARFAIDHFNTSTNVGGFYGLSGTVDFDKAKRQGKIDITIPVNTLQTGSERFTGHLKSPDLFNAEKFPEMRFVSTKFNYVGKKLTSVDGNLTLLGKTHPVKLKAEKFNCYDSPMAKAEVCGGDFSTTIDRTKWGMNYLVDSGMAKKVKLDIQIEAVKQ; encoded by the coding sequence ATGAAGAAAATGATTTTTACCGTATTGGCTGCTGTCGTAGCCGCTTCTGCTTCTGCCGCAACTTACAAAGTTGACGAAGCCCACACCAATGCCCGCTTTGCCATCGACCACTTCAACACCAGCACCAACGTAGGCGGCTTCTACGGCTTGAGCGGTACTGTTGATTTCGATAAGGCCAAACGCCAAGGCAAAATCGACATCACCATTCCGGTGAATACTTTGCAAACCGGTTCTGAGCGCTTTACCGGCCACCTGAAATCACCGGATTTATTCAATGCCGAAAAATTCCCGGAAATGCGCTTTGTTTCTACCAAATTTAACTACGTTGGCAAAAAGCTGACTTCTGTTGACGGCAACCTGACCTTGTTGGGCAAAACCCACCCTGTGAAACTGAAAGCCGAAAAATTCAACTGCTACGACAGCCCGATGGCCAAAGCCGAAGTGTGCGGCGGCGACTTCTCAACCACCATCGACCGCACCAAATGGGGCATGAATTATTTGGTTGACAGCGGCATGGCCAAAAAAGTGAAATTGGATATCCAAATCGAAGCTGTGAAACAATAA
- a CDS encoding entericidin A/B family lipoprotein — MKKFALIALTAMTLLSACNTISGAGKDVKAAGNAVSNTAEEVKSY, encoded by the coding sequence ATGAAAAAATTTGCATTGATCGCTTTGACTGCCATGACTTTGCTGTCTGCTTGCAACACCATTTCAGGTGCGGGCAAAGATGTGAAAGCTGCCGGTAACGCAGTTAGCAATACCGCAGAAGAAGTAAAAAGCTACTAA
- the leuC gene encoding 3-isopropylmalate dehydratase large subunit, which yields MSAQTLYDKLWNSHVVREEEDGTVLLYIDRHLVHEVTSPQAFEGLKIAGRKLWRIDSVVSTADHNTPTGDWDKGIQDPISKLQVDTLDKNIKEFGALAYFPFMDKGQGIVHVMGPEQGATLPGMTVVCGDSHTSTHGAFGALAHGIGTSEVEHTMATQCITAKKSKSMLIDVSGRLKPGVTAKDVALYIIGQIGTAGGTGYAIEFDGEAIHSLSMEGRMTLCNMAIEAGARSGMVSVDQTTIDYVKDKPFAPKGEAWDKAVEYWRTLVSDEGAQFDKVFRFKAEDIEPQVTWGTSPEMVLDINGKVPNPANETDPVKRSGMERALEYMGLEADTPLNEIPVDIVFIGSCTNSRIEDLREAAAVAKGRKKAENVQRVLIVPGSGLVKAQAEEEGLDKIFIDAGFEWREPGCSMCLAMNADRLEPQQRCASTSNRNFEGRQGNGGRTHLVSPAMAAAAAVNGRFVDVRCL from the coding sequence ATGAGCGCACAAACCCTCTACGACAAACTTTGGAACAGCCACGTCGTCCGCGAAGAAGAAGACGGCACTGTTCTGCTTTATATCGACCGCCATCTGGTACACGAAGTCACCAGCCCGCAAGCCTTTGAAGGCTTGAAAATAGCCGGCCGCAAATTGTGGCGCATCGACAGTGTGGTTTCCACCGCCGACCACAACACCCCGACCGGCGACTGGGACAAAGGCATTCAAGACCCGATTTCTAAGTTGCAAGTCGATACCTTAGATAAAAACATCAAAGAATTTGGTGCATTGGCTTACTTTCCGTTTATGGACAAAGGCCAAGGCATTGTGCATGTAATGGGACCTGAACAAGGCGCCACCCTGCCTGGTATGACTGTGGTATGCGGCGACTCGCACACTTCTACCCACGGCGCATTCGGTGCATTGGCACACGGCATCGGCACATCCGAAGTCGAACACACCATGGCCACCCAGTGTATTACTGCCAAAAAATCTAAATCCATGCTGATTGACGTATCAGGCCGTCTGAAACCGGGCGTGACCGCCAAAGACGTGGCCTTATATATCATTGGCCAAATCGGTACCGCCGGCGGCACGGGCTATGCCATCGAATTCGACGGTGAAGCCATTCATAGCCTGTCAATGGAAGGCCGCATGACTTTGTGCAACATGGCTATTGAAGCCGGTGCGCGCTCAGGTATGGTATCGGTTGACCAAACCACCATTGATTACGTTAAAGACAAACCATTCGCACCGAAAGGTGAAGCATGGGATAAAGCCGTTGAATACTGGCGCACATTGGTTTCCGATGAAGGTGCCCAATTCGACAAAGTATTCCGTTTCAAAGCTGAAGACATCGAGCCTCAAGTCACTTGGGGCACTTCACCGGAAATGGTGCTCGACATCAACGGTAAAGTGCCGAATCCGGCCAACGAAACCGACCCGGTCAAACGCAGCGGCATGGAACGCGCTTTGGAATACATGGGCTTGGAAGCCGATACGCCGTTAAACGAAATTCCGGTGGACATCGTATTCATCGGTTCTTGCACCAACAGCCGCATCGAAGACTTGCGCGAAGCCGCTGCCGTGGCCAAAGGCCGCAAAAAAGCTGAGAACGTTCAGCGCGTGTTGATTGTGCCAGGTTCAGGCTTGGTAAAAGCACAAGCCGAAGAAGAAGGTTTGGACAAAATCTTTATCGATGCCGGCTTTGAATGGCGTGAACCGGGTTGCTCAATGTGTTTGGCCATGAATGCCGACCGTTTAGAGCCGCAACAGCGCTGCGCTTCTACCTCCAACCGCAACTTTGAAGGCCGACAAGGCAACGGCGGCCGTACCCATTTGGTCAGCCCGGCCATGGCTGCTGCAGCTGCGGTGAACGGCCGATTTGTGGATGTGCGCTGCCTGTGA
- a CDS encoding cation transporter, protein MQKSIFHITKMDCPSEEQMIRMKLGAIEGIHALEFDISNRRMTTYHHGSADEILQALAPLNFDSRLESTELNTDPLADNAQDHKERTLLWQVLAINLFFFVFESVSGWLAGSMGLLADSLDMLADSLVYSMALLAVGTTAARKKLTARAAGYLQLVLAILGFSEVVRRFFGWEGMPDVSLMIGVSLLALAGNALCLYLLQKNKSREAHMQASMIFTSNDVIVNLGVIAAGILTLLTHSAYPDLIIGLIVFGLVARGAIKILQLAKQ, encoded by the coding sequence ATGCAGAAAAGTATTTTCCATATCACGAAAATGGATTGCCCTTCAGAAGAGCAAATGATTCGGATGAAGCTGGGCGCTATCGAAGGCATTCATGCGCTTGAGTTTGACATTTCCAACCGCCGCATGACTACCTACCACCACGGCAGCGCTGATGAAATCTTGCAGGCACTTGCACCGCTGAATTTCGACAGCCGCTTGGAAAGCACCGAATTAAACACTGACCCATTGGCCGACAACGCTCAAGACCATAAAGAACGCACCTTATTGTGGCAAGTCTTGGCGATTAACCTGTTCTTTTTTGTGTTTGAATCTGTCAGCGGTTGGTTGGCCGGTTCGATGGGCTTATTGGCCGACAGCTTGGACATGCTGGCCGATAGCTTGGTGTACAGCATGGCTTTGCTTGCCGTTGGCACCACTGCCGCGCGTAAGAAACTAACCGCACGCGCTGCCGGCTATTTGCAACTTGTCTTAGCCATTTTGGGATTCAGCGAAGTGGTTCGCCGCTTTTTCGGCTGGGAAGGTATGCCGGATGTCAGCTTGATGATTGGCGTTTCTCTGCTGGCATTAGCCGGAAACGCCCTCTGCCTTTACCTGCTGCAAAAAAACAAAAGCCGCGAGGCGCATATGCAGGCCAGCATGATTTTTACGTCTAACGATGTGATTGTGAATCTGGGCGTGATTGCAGCCGGTATCCTGACCTTACTGACACATTCGGCTTATCCCGACCTGATTATCGGGCTGATTGTGTTTGGCTTAGTAGCACGCGGCGCGATTAAAATCTTGCAGCTTGCCAAGCAATAA
- a CDS encoding NUDIX hydrolase codes for MTRPLSDFLLRAHEFDSSTQNLRNRFLNPAECKVAAVLLAVVKKDEQWQILFTCRSGSLRHHTGQIALAGGRYEPQDLNLTQTALRETHEEVGILPQTWQTFPSLPPHYTPSGYEVHPIPALSNENPHIETNPDEVAEVFYVPFDFVMNLQHYEMRPLQHQGKTIAMPTLPFQHYDIWGLTAVILYGLAERYQQYCKAI; via the coding sequence ATGACCCGACCGCTTTCCGATTTCCTGCTGCGCGCGCACGAGTTTGACAGCTCCACCCAAAATTTGCGCAACCGTTTTCTCAATCCGGCCGAATGCAAAGTGGCGGCGGTTTTATTGGCCGTGGTCAAAAAAGATGAACAATGGCAGATATTGTTTACCTGCCGCTCCGGCTCACTGCGTCACCACACCGGCCAAATCGCTCTAGCCGGTGGTCGCTACGAGCCTCAAGACCTCAACTTAACCCAAACTGCCTTACGCGAAACACACGAAGAAGTCGGCATTCTGCCGCAAACTTGGCAAACCTTCCCCTCTCTGCCGCCGCACTACACGCCATCGGGTTATGAAGTACATCCCATTCCCGCGCTTTCTAATGAGAATCCTCACATTGAAACCAATCCGGACGAAGTAGCAGAAGTGTTTTATGTGCCGTTTGATTTTGTGATGAATTTGCAGCATTACGAAATGCGGCCGCTGCAACACCAAGGCAAAACCATCGCCATGCCGACGTTGCCTTTCCAACATTACGATATTTGGGGCTTAACCGCGGTGATTCTTTATGGCTTGGCCGAGCGCTATCAACAATATTGTAAGGCCATCTGA
- a CDS encoding GIY-YIG nuclease family protein, whose translation MKQGWVYVLTNQGMPGLIKIGFTKNLPQERARALYSTGVAYPFEVAYQVRCHQYPQVEREVHARLSDKRVNGGREFFACSVEEAAQVIRQCAGKNLISAQDLRTGEVWQNKPVNKPSEKINVQTASHHWRIRHYLIGGGLVLAIVWLAWLGFRGADETVELSEAKQVIGYVPGKIGKEDINIRACSSTECSVISVLPANQKIQIKPNTRTAKNWVYAEFQGDVCYPEHYERGQGCRSWAQNNIVEGWVYADNLAGQNTKPAKRSDSLFDSLF comes from the coding sequence TTGAAGCAAGGTTGGGTGTATGTATTGACCAATCAGGGCATGCCCGGTTTGATTAAAATCGGCTTTACCAAAAACCTGCCACAAGAGCGGGCGCGGGCGCTGTATAGTACGGGCGTGGCTTATCCGTTTGAGGTGGCGTATCAGGTGCGCTGCCATCAGTATCCGCAAGTTGAGCGCGAGGTACATGCGCGACTAAGTGACAAGCGGGTCAATGGCGGCCGTGAGTTTTTTGCCTGCTCGGTTGAAGAAGCAGCGCAAGTTATCCGACAATGCGCCGGTAAAAACCTGATTTCAGCGCAAGATTTGCGCACGGGTGAAGTGTGGCAAAATAAACCGGTAAATAAGCCGTCTGAAAAAATAAATGTTCAGACGGCTTCACATCATTGGCGGATTCGTCATTATTTGATTGGTGGCGGCTTGGTTTTGGCTATTGTTTGGCTTGCTTGGTTGGGCTTTCGTGGCGCAGACGAAACGGTCGAATTAAGTGAAGCGAAACAAGTCATAGGTTATGTGCCCGGCAAAATCGGCAAAGAAGACATCAATATCCGTGCTTGCTCATCAACCGAATGCAGCGTAATTTCTGTTTTGCCGGCCAATCAAAAAATCCAAATCAAGCCAAACACGCGCACGGCGAAAAACTGGGTATATGCTGAGTTTCAAGGCGATGTGTGTTATCCAGAGCATTATGAGCGTGGACAAGGCTGCCGATCATGGGCGCAGAATAATATTGTCGAAGGTTGGGTCTATGCTGATAATTTGGCCGGACAAAATACCAAACCGGCTAAGCGTTCGGATTCTTTGTTTGATTCGTTATTTTGA
- the leuB gene encoding 3-isopropylmalate dehydrogenase, whose protein sequence is MTKQIAILRGDGIGPEIIGQAVRVLDKLIERGLDVAYEYAPLGGEAYDQYGQPYPEFTQNLCRKADAVLLGSVGGPQYDNLDRPLRPERGLLAIRKDLNLFANLRPAILYPELANASTLKPEVVAGLDILIVRELTGDIYFGEPRGIRTLENGEREGFNTMKYSESEIRRIAHVAFQAAQKRNKKVCSVGKANVLETTELWREIFEEIGKEYPDVELSHMYVDNAAMQLVRAPKQFDVIATGNIFGDILSDEASMLTGSIGMLPSASLNENNKGLYEPSHGSAPDIAGQNKSNPLATILSLAMLVRYSLNDEARAQQIEQAVQTVLKQGFRTGDIFEEGTKLVSCSEMGDAVLAAL, encoded by the coding sequence ATGACCAAACAAATCGCCATTCTTCGCGGCGACGGCATCGGCCCTGAAATCATCGGCCAAGCCGTGCGCGTATTAGACAAACTGATCGAGCGAGGTCTGGATGTGGCTTACGAATACGCGCCTTTAGGCGGTGAAGCCTACGACCAATACGGCCAGCCTTACCCAGAATTCACGCAAAACCTGTGTCGCAAAGCAGATGCGGTGTTGCTGGGTTCGGTAGGCGGTCCGCAATACGACAATCTCGATCGTCCGCTGCGTCCGGAACGCGGCTTGTTGGCCATTCGTAAAGACCTGAATTTATTCGCCAACCTACGCCCTGCCATTTTGTATCCTGAATTGGCCAATGCTTCTACCTTGAAACCTGAAGTCGTGGCCGGCTTAGATATTCTGATTGTGCGTGAACTCACCGGCGACATTTATTTCGGCGAACCACGCGGCATCCGCACCTTAGAAAACGGCGAGCGCGAAGGTTTCAACACCATGAAATACAGCGAAAGCGAAATCCGCCGCATCGCCCATGTTGCCTTCCAAGCAGCGCAAAAACGCAATAAAAAAGTCTGCTCTGTGGGCAAAGCCAACGTATTGGAAACCACAGAATTGTGGCGCGAAATTTTTGAAGAAATCGGCAAAGAATATCCCGATGTGGAATTGAGCCATATGTATGTCGATAACGCCGCCATGCAGTTGGTGCGCGCGCCGAAACAATTCGACGTGATTGCCACCGGTAATATTTTCGGCGATATCTTGAGCGATGAAGCATCCATGCTCACCGGCTCTATCGGGATGCTGCCTTCAGCTTCCCTGAATGAAAACAACAAAGGTCTGTATGAGCCTTCTCACGGTTCCGCACCAGACATCGCAGGCCAAAACAAATCCAATCCGCTGGCGACTATTTTGTCGTTGGCGATGTTGGTACGCTACAGCCTGAACGACGAAGCACGCGCGCAACAAATCGAACAAGCCGTGCAAACCGTGTTGAAACAAGGCTTCCGCACCGGCGATATTTTCGAAGAAGGCACCAAGCTGGTTTCTTGCTCGGAAATGGGCGATGCCGTATTGGCTGCACTGTAA
- the gyrA gene encoding DNA gyrase subunit A, translated as MTDATVRNDHKFALETIPVSLEDEMRKSYLDYAMSVIVGRALPDVRDGLKPVHRRVLYAMHELKNNWNASYKKSARIVGDVIGKYHPHGDSAVYYTIVRMAQDFSMRYMLVDGQGNFGSVDGDGAAAMRYTEIRMAKIAHEMLADIEEETVNFGPNYDGSEHEPLVLPTRFPALLVNGSSGIAVGMATNIPPHNLTDTINACLQLLDEPETDIDTLIDIIKAPDFPTGATIYGMSGVREGYKTGRGRVVMRGKTHIEPIGKNGEREAIVIDEIPYQVNKAKLVEKIGDLVREKTLEGISDLRDESDKSGMRVVIELKRNENSEVVLNQLYKLTQLQDSFGINMVALVDGQPRLLNLKQILSEFIRHRREVVTRRTLFRLKKARHEGHIAEGKAVALSNIDEMIQLIKESADAPEAKEKLLARAWRSGLVEDMLSRTDLDLRMARPEGLPENLGLQGQGYYLSELQADAILRMSLRNLTGLDQEEIVADYKAIMAKIIDFLDILATPERITQIIREELEDTRANFGDERRSEINPFGGDIADEDLIPQREMVVTLTHGGYIKTQPTTDYQAQRRGGRGKQAAATKEEDFIESLFVANTHDYLMCFTNFGKCHWIKVYKLPEGGRNSRGRPINNVIQLEEGEKVSAILAVREFPEDQYVFFATAQGMVKKVQLSAFKNVRSQGIKAIALKEGDYLVGAAQTSGADDIMLFSNLGKAIRFNEYWERSGGDESEDADIDNENDVSDGLDDEAVEADNENALPSGKHGVRPSGRGSGGLRGMRLPADGKIVSLITFSPECEQSALQVLTATANGYGKRTPIADYSRKNKGGQGNIAINTGERNGDLVAATLVEECDDLMLITSGGVLIRTKVEQIRETGRAAAGVRLINLDEGETLVSLERVAEEPEVEAAEEGEELHNVAAPIEGENDSSEV; from the coding sequence ATGACAGACGCAACAGTCCGCAACGACCATAAGTTTGCACTCGAAACCATCCCGGTAAGCCTTGAAGATGAAATGCGCAAAAGCTACCTTGATTACGCCATGAGCGTGATTGTGGGGCGCGCGCTGCCAGATGTGCGCGATGGCTTGAAGCCGGTTCACCGCCGTGTGCTTTATGCCATGCACGAATTGAAAAACAACTGGAATGCTTCTTACAAGAAATCTGCCCGTATTGTCGGCGACGTGATCGGTAAATACCATCCACACGGTGACAGCGCAGTTTACTATACCATTGTGCGTATGGCGCAGGATTTCTCTATGCGTTATATGCTGGTTGACGGTCAGGGTAACTTTGGTTCGGTTGACGGCGATGGTGCGGCAGCCATGCGTTATACCGAAATCCGTATGGCAAAAATCGCTCATGAAATGCTGGCCGATATTGAAGAAGAAACGGTGAATTTCGGCCCAAACTACGACGGCAGCGAGCATGAACCGCTGGTGTTGCCGACCCGTTTTCCGGCTTTGCTGGTAAACGGTTCTTCAGGTATTGCCGTGGGTATGGCAACCAATATTCCGCCGCATAACCTGACCGATACGATTAACGCCTGTCTGCAATTGTTGGACGAGCCTGAAACCGACATCGATACCTTAATCGACATCATTAAAGCGCCTGATTTTCCTACCGGTGCCACCATTTACGGCATGAGCGGTGTGCGTGAAGGTTATAAAACTGGTCGTGGCCGCGTGGTGATGCGCGGTAAAACGCACATCGAGCCAATCGGTAAAAACGGTGAGCGCGAAGCGATTGTGATTGACGAGATTCCGTATCAAGTCAACAAAGCCAAATTGGTTGAGAAAATCGGCGATTTGGTGCGCGAGAAAACTTTGGAAGGCATTTCTGATCTGCGCGACGAATCGGATAAATCCGGTATGCGCGTGGTGATTGAGTTAAAACGCAACGAAAATTCAGAAGTCGTTTTAAATCAACTGTATAAATTAACCCAGCTGCAAGACAGCTTCGGCATCAATATGGTGGCTTTGGTCGATGGCCAGCCGCGTTTGCTGAATCTGAAGCAAATCTTAAGCGAGTTTATCCGCCACCGCCGTGAAGTGGTGACCCGTCGCACTTTGTTCCGCTTGAAAAAAGCGCGTCATGAAGGCCACATTGCAGAAGGTAAAGCGGTAGCTTTGTCGAATATCGACGAGATGATTCAATTAATTAAAGAATCAGCCGATGCACCGGAAGCCAAAGAAAAATTATTGGCGCGTGCATGGCGCAGCGGTTTGGTGGAAGACATGCTCAGCCGCACTGATTTGGATTTGCGCATGGCGCGTCCGGAAGGTTTGCCAGAAAACTTGGGCTTGCAAGGTCAAGGCTATTATCTGAGCGAATTGCAGGCCGATGCCATTTTACGCATGAGCTTGCGCAACCTGACCGGCTTGGATCAAGAAGAAATTGTCGCCGACTATAAAGCGATTATGGCAAAAATCATTGATTTCTTGGATATTTTGGCCACGCCTGAACGCATCACCCAAATTATCCGCGAAGAATTGGAAGATACCCGCGCCAATTTTGGTGACGAGCGTCGCAGCGAAATCAATCCATTTGGTGGTGATATTGCCGATGAAGACTTGATTCCGCAGCGTGAAATGGTAGTTACTTTGACTCATGGCGGCTACATCAAAACCCAGCCGACCACCGATTATCAGGCGCAACGTCGCGGCGGGCGCGGCAAGCAGGCGGCAGCCACCAAAGAAGAAGATTTCATCGAGTCTTTATTTGTGGCCAATACGCACGACTATTTGATGTGTTTCACCAATTTCGGCAAATGCCACTGGATTAAAGTGTACAAACTGCCGGAAGGCGGACGCAACAGCCGCGGCCGCCCGATTAACAACGTGATTCAGTTGGAAGAAGGCGAAAAAGTCAGCGCGATTTTGGCCGTGCGCGAATTCCCTGAAGACCAATATGTATTCTTCGCCACCGCACAAGGCATGGTGAAAAAAGTACAATTGTCGGCGTTTAAAAACGTGCGCAGTCAAGGTATTAAAGCCATTGCCTTGAAAGAGGGCGATTACTTAGTCGGCGCAGCGCAAACCAGCGGTGCGGACGACATCATGCTGTTCTCCAATTTGGGTAAAGCCATCCGCTTTAATGAATATTGGGAACGCAGCGGCGGCGATGAAAGTGAAGATGCGGACATCGATAATGAAAATGACGTTTCAGACGGCCTCGATGATGAAGCAGTAGAGGCTGACAACGAAAACGCCCTGCCTAGCGGCAAACACGGCGTGCGACCTTCCGGTCGTGGCAGTGGCGGTTTGCGCGGTATGCGTTTACCGGCCGACGGTAAGATTGTCAGCCTGATTACTTTCTCACCTGAATGCGAACAAAGCGCGCTGCAAGTGTTGACGGCCACCGCCAACGGCTACGGTAAACGCACGCCGATTGCTGATTACAGCCGTAAAAATAAAGGCGGCCAAGGCAATATCGCCATCAACACCGGCGAGCGTAACGGCGATTTGGTGGCGGCCACTTTGGTGGAGGAATGCGACGATTTGATGCTGATTACCAGCGGCGGCGTGTTGATTCGTACTAAAGTCGAGCAAATCCGTGAAACCGGTCGCGCCGCAGCAGGTGTGCGCCTGATTAATTTGGACGAAGGCGAAACCTTGGTAAGCTTGGAGCGTGTGGCGGAAGAGCCGGAAGTAGAAGCGGCTGAAGAAGGCGAGGAGCTGCATAACGTTGCTGCGCCAATCGAAGGTGAAAACGATTCAAGCGAAGTATGA
- a CDS encoding entericidin A/B family lipoprotein, which translates to MKKFALIALTAMTLLSACNTISGAGKDVKAAGNAVSNSAESVKSY; encoded by the coding sequence ATGAAAAAATTTGCCCTGATCGCTTTGACCGCCATGACACTTTTGTCTGCTTGTAACACCATTTCAGGTGCAGGCAAAGATGTAAAAGCAGCCGGCAATGCAGTCAGCAACTCTGCTGAATCTGTAAAAAGCTACTAA
- a CDS encoding peptidylprolyl isomerase: MNTVTKLTLGALMLSAVFAAQAETRAVIETNMGKIELSLDEAKAPKTVANFVNYAEKGFYSNTIFHRVIDNFMIQGGGFTENMAQKATDKAIANEANNGLKNTVGTIAMARTANPNSATSQFFINTANNDFLNFKSATPQGYGYAVFGKVTSGMDVVNKISKVQTATRGFHQNVPVKPVVIQKVSIIK, from the coding sequence ATGAACACTGTAACAAAATTGACCTTAGGCGCGCTGATGTTGAGCGCAGTTTTTGCCGCCCAAGCCGAAACCCGCGCCGTGATTGAAACCAATATGGGCAAAATCGAATTGTCGCTTGATGAAGCCAAAGCACCGAAAACAGTCGCCAATTTCGTCAACTATGCCGAAAAAGGCTTTTACAGCAACACCATCTTCCACCGCGTGATTGACAATTTCATGATTCAAGGCGGCGGTTTTACGGAAAACATGGCGCAAAAAGCCACCGATAAAGCGATTGCAAACGAAGCCAACAACGGCCTGAAAAACACCGTCGGCACCATCGCCATGGCGCGCACTGCCAATCCGAATTCGGCCACCAGCCAATTTTTCATCAATACCGCCAACAATGATTTTCTCAACTTCAAAAGCGCCACACCACAAGGTTATGGCTATGCGGTTTTCGGCAAAGTCACTTCCGGCATGGACGTGGTAAACAAAATCAGCAAAGTGCAAACCGCTACCCGCGGCTTCCACCAAAATGTACCAGTGAAACCGGTAGTGATTCAAAAAGTCAGCATCATCAAATAA
- a CDS encoding YhcH/YjgK/YiaL family protein, whose product MITDTIANAQRYAALHPDFADAIALLQTLDFSQLPDGQYPCDNPNIRLFVGNEAMRTREAAQPEAHIKHIDIQVPISGVETYGWIDRGRLKNGLGYQEEKDIEFFDCAPETWLDIEPGEFVLFFPNDGHAPLVGDAPTIRKAVFKIRTLETRES is encoded by the coding sequence ATGATTACCGACACCATCGCCAACGCCCAACGCTATGCCGCCCTGCACCCCGACTTTGCCGATGCCATTGCATTGCTGCAAACGCTGGACTTCAGTCAACTGCCAGACGGGCAATACCCCTGCGACAATCCCAATATCCGCCTATTTGTCGGCAACGAAGCCATGCGCACACGCGAAGCCGCCCAGCCGGAAGCCCACATCAAACACATCGACATTCAAGTACCCATCAGCGGCGTGGAAACATATGGCTGGATAGACCGAGGCCGTCTGAAAAATGGTTTGGGCTATCAAGAAGAAAAAGACATTGAATTTTTTGATTGCGCACCCGAAACTTGGCTGGATATCGAACCAGGTGAATTTGTGCTGTTTTTCCCCAACGACGGTCATGCACCGCTGGTCGGCGATGCCCCTACGATTCGCAAAGCCGTGTTTAAAATCCGCACATTGGAAACCCGCGAATCTTAA
- the leuD gene encoding 3-isopropylmalate dehydratase small subunit, producing the protein MKAFTKITALVAPLDRSNVDTDAIIPKQFLKSIKRSGFGPNAFDEWRYLDHGEPGMDNSKRPLNPDFSLNQPRYQGAQVLLTRKNFGCGSSREHAPWALDDYGFRAVIAPSFADIFFNNCYKNGLLPIVLTEEQVDQLFKEVEAQEGYSLNIDLEAQTVTTPSGDVFTFDITEHRKHCLLNGLDEIGLTLQHADEIKAFEEKRKAAQPWLYH; encoded by the coding sequence ATGAAAGCATTTACCAAAATTACCGCCCTCGTTGCCCCGCTTGACCGCAGCAACGTCGATACTGATGCCATCATCCCAAAACAATTCTTAAAATCCATCAAACGCAGCGGCTTCGGTCCTAATGCCTTTGACGAATGGCGCTATCTTGACCACGGCGAACCGGGCATGGACAACAGCAAACGCCCGCTTAATCCCGACTTTTCCCTCAATCAGCCCCGCTATCAAGGCGCACAAGTTTTGCTGACCCGCAAAAATTTTGGCTGCGGCTCATCACGCGAACACGCACCATGGGCATTAGACGACTACGGTTTCCGCGCCGTCATCGCCCCTTCGTTCGCCGACATTTTCTTCAACAATTGTTACAAAAACGGCTTATTGCCGATCGTCTTGACTGAAGAGCAAGTCGACCAATTGTTTAAAGAAGTCGAAGCACAAGAAGGCTATTCACTAAATATCGATTTGGAAGCACAAACTGTGACCACGCCAAGCGGCGATGTGTTCACTTTCGACATCACCGAACACCGCAAACACTGCCTACTCAACGGCTTAGACGAAATCGGCTTGACGCTGCAACACGCAGATGAAATCAAAGCCTTTGAAGAAAAACGCAAAGCCGCGCAACCTTGGTTGTATCACTAA